One region of Micromonospora ureilytica genomic DNA includes:
- a CDS encoding DinB family protein, translating into MAQDEVTVFVDKDLRGARFNRSTLAGAVMRGVDVDGLDIDAPWLAEGTLLVNGVDVVPLVEAELNRRFPGRDLRLAKDPDDLRLAWTAIEGAWASVVDRVRSMPQGAVDVSIDGEWSFAQTLRHLVFAADAWLGKAILRLPQPFHPLGQSHVEYETDGFDMSVFATGQPTFEAVLQVRAERQAMVRDFLATVTPELLAESRPSAWWPEHVVSVLHCLHVILGEEWQHLRFALRDLDAQG; encoded by the coding sequence ATGGCTCAGGACGAGGTCACGGTCTTCGTCGACAAGGACCTGCGGGGTGCCCGGTTCAACAGGTCGACACTGGCGGGTGCGGTGATGCGGGGCGTCGACGTGGATGGCCTGGACATCGACGCGCCGTGGCTGGCCGAGGGCACGCTCCTGGTCAACGGCGTCGATGTCGTGCCGCTGGTCGAGGCCGAGCTCAACCGACGGTTCCCCGGGCGCGATCTCCGGCTGGCCAAGGACCCGGACGACCTGCGCCTGGCGTGGACGGCGATCGAAGGAGCCTGGGCGTCCGTGGTCGACCGGGTCCGGTCCATGCCGCAGGGCGCGGTCGACGTCTCGATCGACGGTGAGTGGTCGTTCGCGCAGACCTTGCGTCACCTCGTGTTCGCCGCCGACGCGTGGTTGGGCAAGGCGATCCTGCGCCTGCCCCAGCCTTTCCACCCGCTCGGTCAGTCGCACGTCGAGTACGAGACCGACGGCTTCGACATGTCGGTCTTCGCCACCGGGCAGCCGACCTTTGAGGCGGTCCTCCAGGTGCGGGCCGAGCGACAGGCAATGGTGCGCGACTTCCTCGCGACGGTCACGCCGGAGCTGCTCGCCGAGTCTCGGCCGAGCGCCTGGTGGCCGGAGCACGTCGTTTCCGTCCTGCACTGCCTTCACGTGATCCTCGGCGAGGAGTGGCAGCACCTCCGCTTCGCCCTGCGTGATCTCGACGCCCAGGGCTGA
- a CDS encoding glycosyltransferase family 4 protein, whose translation MNRTLLITNDFPPRPGGIQSFVHNLAVRQPAGSVVVYASSWRGAAKFDADQPFEVIRERTRVLLPTPLIARRAARLARAYDCDTVWFGAAAPLGLLAAGLRRRAGIRRVVAQTHGHEVGWAAVPAARPALRRIGRGVDVTTYLGEYTRSRLARVLDGVTELRRLAPGVDVDTYHPTVDGEQVRARLGLTDRPVVVCVSRLVPRKGQDTLIRALPEIRRRVPDAALLIVGGGPYRATLEKLARQTGVERDVVFTGTVPSVELPAHYAAGDVYAMPCRTRNRGLDVEGLGIVYLEASATGLPVVAGDSGGAPDAVREGETGYVVRGRDVAQLADRVARLLADRDLARQLGAAGRAWVEREWRWEAQAERMTALLAG comes from the coding sequence ATGAACCGCACCCTGCTGATCACCAACGACTTTCCGCCCCGCCCGGGTGGGATCCAGTCCTTTGTACACAATCTCGCGGTCCGTCAACCGGCCGGCTCGGTGGTCGTCTACGCGTCGAGCTGGCGCGGGGCCGCGAAGTTCGACGCCGACCAGCCGTTCGAGGTGATCCGGGAGCGCACCCGGGTGCTGCTGCCCACCCCGTTGATCGCCCGCCGGGCGGCCCGGTTGGCTCGCGCGTACGACTGCGACACTGTGTGGTTCGGCGCGGCGGCCCCGTTGGGACTGCTCGCGGCCGGCCTGCGGCGACGGGCCGGCATCCGCCGGGTGGTGGCCCAGACCCATGGTCACGAGGTCGGTTGGGCGGCGGTGCCGGCCGCCCGGCCGGCGCTGCGGCGCATCGGTCGGGGTGTGGACGTGACCACCTACCTCGGCGAGTACACCCGTAGCCGGTTGGCCCGCGTACTGGACGGGGTGACCGAGCTGCGCCGCCTCGCGCCCGGGGTCGACGTGGACACCTACCACCCGACCGTGGACGGTGAACAGGTCCGGGCCCGACTCGGGTTGACTGACCGGCCGGTGGTCGTCTGTGTGTCCCGGCTGGTGCCGCGCAAGGGTCAGGACACGCTGATCCGGGCCCTACCGGAGATCCGCCGCCGGGTGCCCGACGCGGCGCTGCTGATCGTCGGTGGCGGGCCGTACCGGGCGACCCTGGAGAAGCTGGCCCGCCAGACCGGTGTGGAACGGGACGTGGTGTTCACCGGCACGGTGCCGTCGGTCGAGTTGCCGGCGCACTACGCGGCCGGTGACGTCTACGCGATGCCGTGCCGCACCCGCAACCGTGGCCTCGACGTCGAGGGGCTGGGCATCGTCTACCTGGAGGCATCCGCGACCGGCCTACCGGTGGTGGCCGGTGACTCCGGGGGCGCACCGGACGCGGTCCGCGAGGGGGAGACCGGCTACGTCGTACGCGGCCGGGACGTCGCCCAGCTCGCCGACCGGGTCGCCCGGCTGCTCGCCGATCGGGATCTGGCCCGCCAACTGGGCGCGGCGGGCCGGGCGTGGGTCGAACGGGAGTGGCGCTGGGAGGCGCAGGCGGAACGCATGACGGCGCTGCTCGCCGGCTGA
- a CDS encoding TetR/AcrR family transcriptional regulator: MRADETGLRGRLVAAGVDLVLREGQSAVSLREIARRAGVSHGAPRRYFPTHVDLLSAIAREGFADLTARVEQTMRDVDADPRTRLTALARTYLDFAAAHRGMFELMFRHDLLDSGRLRLRETSLPLFAILADLVARTRRPTDAPAAVLAGALWANLHGIAQLWAWGSLPLATGATDDDALLRAALEAHLGPAPA, encoded by the coding sequence ATGCGCGCGGACGAGACGGGGCTACGAGGGCGGCTGGTGGCTGCCGGCGTGGATCTGGTGCTGCGCGAGGGCCAGTCGGCGGTGTCACTGCGGGAGATCGCCCGCCGTGCCGGCGTCTCACACGGTGCACCGCGCCGCTACTTCCCCACCCACGTCGACCTGCTCTCCGCCATCGCCCGGGAGGGCTTCGCCGACCTCACCGCCCGGGTCGAGCAGACGATGCGCGACGTCGACGCCGACCCGCGTACCCGATTGACCGCGCTGGCCCGGACGTACCTGGACTTCGCGGCGGCCCACCGCGGCATGTTCGAGCTGATGTTCCGTCACGACCTGCTGGACAGCGGCCGGCTGCGGCTACGCGAGACGAGCCTGCCGCTGTTCGCCATCCTGGCCGACCTGGTGGCGCGGACGCGCCGGCCCACCGACGCGCCCGCGGCGGTGCTCGCCGGCGCGCTCTGGGCGAACCTGCACGGCATTGCCCAACTCTGGGCCTGGGGTAGCCTGCCGCTCGCCACCGGGGCCACCGACGACGACGCCCTGCTGCGCGCCGCGTTGGAGGCCCACCTCGGCCCGGCACCCGCCTGA
- a CDS encoding putative bifunctional diguanylate cyclase/phosphodiesterase, producing MTQAQLESLLDRLTGQLAGALLTEPFDLRAGHRVGAELVAAHIASAEGLGRTVEVIQLRLVRDLGLVAEDVEDRMARLLAAVATGYARALRDRTLDEQESIRRAAMRARTQAERALRASEARFRHQATHDPLTGLPNRTLFTERLTAALNEPGRGAQRVGVCFLDLDRFKVVNDTLGHQIGDLLLATVAERLRKAMGEHLVARLGGDEFVILVERTAGTDDMVAVAETALAAVRTPALVDGHELQISASIGIVERQVAGANPTDLMRAADSTLHWAKSAGGARWALYDAERNQRELARYALSAAIPAALERGEFYLDYQPLTSLRDGSLVGVEALVRWRHPELGVLRPDSFIGLAEETGLIIQLGGWVLAEACREAEAWSAGGAAAPFVSVNLAVRQVHRPGLVQEVRALLRQTGLPPERLQLEITESTMMSTAEEPVRALRVLADLGVRIAIDDFGTGYSNLAYLRDLPVTELKVAGEFVAGLRSPSVGRTDERILASLVSLAHALDLTVTAEGVETAGQAERLRAIGCDAAQGWHFGRPAPADRILARIR from the coding sequence ATGACCCAGGCCCAGTTGGAGTCCCTGCTGGACCGGCTCACCGGGCAACTGGCCGGCGCGTTGCTCACCGAGCCGTTCGACCTGCGTGCCGGGCACCGGGTCGGCGCCGAGTTGGTCGCCGCGCACATCGCCTCCGCCGAGGGGCTGGGTCGTACCGTCGAGGTCATCCAGCTCCGCCTGGTGCGCGACCTGGGGTTGGTGGCCGAGGACGTCGAGGACCGGATGGCCCGGCTGCTGGCGGCCGTGGCGACCGGCTACGCCCGCGCGCTGCGCGACCGGACGCTCGACGAGCAGGAGTCGATCCGCCGCGCCGCCATGCGGGCCCGCACACAGGCCGAGCGGGCGCTGCGGGCCAGCGAGGCCCGGTTCCGGCATCAGGCCACCCACGACCCGCTCACCGGCCTGCCCAACCGGACGCTGTTCACCGAGCGGCTCACCGCCGCGCTCAACGAACCGGGCCGGGGCGCGCAGCGGGTCGGGGTGTGCTTCCTGGACCTGGACCGCTTCAAGGTGGTCAACGACACCCTGGGGCACCAGATCGGCGACCTGCTGCTGGCCACTGTGGCGGAGCGGCTGCGCAAAGCCATGGGTGAGCACCTGGTCGCCCGGCTCGGCGGCGACGAGTTCGTCATCCTGGTGGAACGCACCGCCGGCACCGACGACATGGTCGCGGTGGCCGAGACCGCGCTCGCCGCGGTACGCACACCGGCGCTTGTCGACGGGCACGAGCTGCAGATCTCCGCGAGCATCGGCATCGTCGAGCGCCAGGTGGCCGGGGCCAACCCCACGGACCTGATGCGGGCCGCCGACAGCACCCTGCACTGGGCGAAGTCCGCGGGTGGGGCGCGCTGGGCGCTCTACGACGCCGAGCGCAACCAACGTGAACTGGCCCGCTACGCGCTCTCCGCGGCCATCCCGGCGGCCTTGGAGCGGGGCGAGTTCTACCTCGACTACCAGCCGCTGACCTCACTCCGCGACGGCAGCCTGGTCGGCGTGGAGGCGCTGGTCCGCTGGCGGCACCCCGAGTTGGGGGTGCTGCGCCCGGACAGCTTCATCGGGTTGGCCGAGGAGACCGGCCTGATCATCCAGTTGGGCGGTTGGGTGCTGGCCGAGGCCTGCCGTGAGGCCGAGGCGTGGTCGGCCGGGGGTGCCGCCGCGCCCTTCGTCAGCGTCAACCTGGCGGTACGGCAGGTCCACCGGCCCGGGTTGGTGCAGGAGGTCCGTGCCCTTCTGCGGCAGACCGGCCTGCCGCCGGAGCGACTCCAACTGGAGATCACCGAGAGCACGATGATGAGCACCGCCGAGGAGCCGGTCCGCGCCCTGCGGGTCCTCGCCGACCTCGGCGTACGCATCGCCATCGACGACTTCGGCACCGGATACAGCAACCTGGCGTACCTGCGGGACCTGCCGGTGACCGAACTGAAGGTGGCCGGCGAGTTCGTGGCCGGCCTGCGGTCGCCCTCCGTCGGCCGCACCGACGAGCGGATCCTCGCCTCCCTGGTCTCGCTGGCGCACGCGCTGGACCTGACCGTCACCGCCGAAGGGGTGGAGACCGCCGGGCAGGCCGAGCGGCTACGCGCGATCGGCTGCGACGCCGCCCAGGGCTGGCACTTCGGTCGCCCGGCCCCCGCCGATCGCATCCTGGCCCGCATCCGCTGA
- a CDS encoding SAM-dependent methyltransferase has protein sequence MQRPDWAPDTIDIERPSVARMYDYYLGGSHNFAADRAAAQAMVAAVPEAPLMAQANRAFLRRAVHHLSEAGIRQFLDIGSGIPTVGNVHEIAQQLDPRSRVVYVDVDPVAVAHSREILAGNEQAAVVQEDLRHPEAILAHPDVRKLLDLSQPVAVMVVAVLHFVSDDDRPAELLGTLRDALAPGSYLVLSQASDDGRSEDERAEAERVYRRTDSPLSIRSRAELTALFDGFELLDPGVVWVPEWRPDTPESAEDAERAVFMGGVGRLGD, from the coding sequence ATGCAGCGGCCGGACTGGGCACCCGACACCATCGACATCGAGCGCCCGAGCGTCGCGCGGATGTACGACTACTACCTCGGCGGCTCGCACAACTTCGCCGCGGACCGGGCTGCCGCGCAGGCGATGGTCGCCGCGGTGCCCGAGGCGCCGTTGATGGCCCAGGCCAACCGGGCGTTCCTGCGCCGGGCCGTGCACCACCTCTCCGAGGCCGGGATCCGGCAGTTCCTGGACATCGGCTCGGGCATCCCGACGGTCGGCAACGTGCACGAGATCGCCCAGCAGCTCGACCCGCGGTCACGAGTGGTCTATGTGGACGTCGACCCGGTGGCGGTGGCGCACAGCCGCGAGATTCTCGCCGGCAACGAGCAGGCCGCCGTGGTGCAGGAGGACCTGCGTCACCCGGAGGCGATTTTGGCCCATCCGGACGTCCGCAAGCTGCTCGACCTGAGCCAACCGGTGGCCGTGATGGTCGTGGCCGTCCTGCACTTCGTCTCCGACGACGACCGACCGGCGGAACTGCTTGGGACGCTGCGGGACGCGTTGGCGCCCGGCAGCTATCTGGTGCTGTCGCAGGCCAGCGACGACGGGCGCAGCGAGGACGAACGCGCCGAGGCGGAGCGGGTCTACCGGCGCACCGACAGCCCGCTGTCGATACGCAGCCGCGCCGAACTGACCGCGCTCTTCGACGGGTTCGAGTTGCTCGACCCCGGCGTGGTCTGGGTGCCCGAGTGGCGACCGGACACTCCGGAGAGCGCGGAGGACGCCGAGCGCGCGGTCTTCATGGGCGGCGTCGGGCGCCTCGGTGACTGA
- a CDS encoding NYN domain-containing protein produces the protein MPLTEPYDDHLPQEDTVALDGALGNPDDNVVNNTSGASDPTTTGDDPGAEPAPTLPELEPTLPELEPTLPEPVRQRIVTLTAAVLPTLPPDEVPVPLRRVAKFAPNRRARLGAPVIAAQLTADPLFRQRVTARVLTDAGDLGAAVVEGTAPAAADPVEVAALAYLARPRGWRELIDASGAAVRAEADSAVVAELVREAEQRATRAEHDRAVARVEAEKLRDELARVREELGQLREESRQTARTLRETQARERKATELLATERGRAARASADVDAELRRARARLAEAEASAGVARASAKEARSVDDARLWLLLETIGQAAVGLRRELALDPVDKLPADFVADAFAEQPGTAPAGPAARARDTDDPARLDQLLALPRAHLVVDGYNVTKRGFGEMSLEQQRKRLITGLGGIAAQTGDEVTVVFDGAERMHGLPPAPRGVRVLFSRKGETADELIRRLVRAEPAGRPVVVVSSDREVADGVRRHGAYPLGADSLLRRLARS, from the coding sequence ATGCCCCTCACCGAGCCGTACGACGACCACCTCCCGCAGGAGGACACGGTCGCGCTCGACGGTGCTCTGGGCAACCCGGACGACAACGTAGTCAACAACACATCGGGCGCATCGGACCCGACAACGACGGGCGACGACCCCGGCGCCGAGCCGGCGCCGACCCTGCCCGAGCTGGAGCCGACCCTGCCCGAGCTGGAGCCGACCCTGCCCGAGCCGGTCCGGCAACGGATCGTGACGCTTACCGCGGCGGTGCTGCCCACCCTCCCTCCCGACGAGGTCCCCGTGCCGTTGCGCCGGGTGGCCAAGTTCGCCCCCAACCGGCGTGCCCGGCTCGGCGCGCCGGTCATCGCCGCCCAGCTCACCGCCGACCCGCTGTTCCGGCAGCGGGTCACCGCGCGGGTCCTGACCGACGCCGGTGACCTCGGTGCGGCAGTGGTCGAGGGCACCGCGCCGGCCGCCGCCGACCCGGTCGAGGTGGCCGCTCTGGCCTACCTGGCCCGGCCCCGTGGCTGGCGGGAGCTGATCGACGCCAGCGGCGCCGCCGTGCGCGCCGAGGCGGACAGCGCCGTCGTCGCCGAGTTGGTCCGCGAGGCAGAGCAGCGGGCCACCCGGGCCGAGCACGACCGCGCGGTAGCCCGGGTCGAGGCAGAGAAGCTCCGCGACGAGCTGGCCCGCGTCCGCGAGGAGCTGGGTCAGCTCCGCGAGGAGTCCCGGCAGACCGCCCGCACCCTGCGGGAGACCCAGGCCCGCGAACGGAAGGCCACCGAGCTGCTGGCCACCGAGCGCGGCCGGGCCGCACGCGCCAGCGCCGACGTGGACGCCGAGCTGCGCCGCGCCCGGGCCCGGCTGGCCGAGGCCGAGGCCTCCGCCGGGGTGGCCCGGGCCAGCGCCAAGGAGGCGCGTTCGGTCGACGACGCCCGGCTCTGGCTGCTCCTGGAGACCATCGGTCAGGCCGCCGTCGGGCTGCGCCGGGAGCTGGCGCTCGACCCGGTGGACAAACTCCCCGCCGACTTCGTCGCCGACGCGTTCGCCGAGCAGCCGGGCACCGCCCCGGCCGGCCCCGCCGCCCGCGCCCGCGACACCGACGACCCGGCCCGGCTCGACCAACTACTCGCCCTGCCCCGGGCGCACCTCGTGGTCGACGGCTACAACGTCACCAAGCGTGGCTTCGGTGAGATGTCCCTGGAACAGCAACGCAAACGCCTCATCACCGGGCTGGGCGGGATCGCCGCGCAGACCGGCGACGAGGTCACAGTCGTCTTCGACGGCGCCGAGCGGATGCACGGGCTGCCGCCCGCGCCGCGCGGCGTGCGGGTGCTCTTCTCCCGCAAGGGTGAGACCGCCGACGAGCTGATCCGGCGGCTGGTCCGCGCCGAGCCGGCAGGTCGGCCGGTGGTCGTGGTCTCGTCGGACCGCGAGGTCGCCGACGGGGTACGCCGGCACGGGGCGTACCCGCTGGGCGCGGACTCGCTGCTGCGGCGGCTCGCCCGCTCCTGA
- a CDS encoding sensor histidine kinase, whose translation MPASTATAPRPHPLAAAARLVMLALVAVLTLFATRDVAQLWWIALLAVAGLPSLLAPQHRVIGPLSRVAEVVALGLAASHVAAVASIGGTVDGLGASAVLPYLAVPVTVTALRRRFPEGAALLVVTAATLLVSGALTQVDGGPQLGQLGYLAVCAQWLILAALGLYAAGTLHRVMAVRGEGKPQPYAEATRLLTQLRTVARQLPGATLDPGGISEHLLEELRTVARADRGAVLSASGGGRLVVLAQAGVDRVDWETTLDADSAIADAWATQQATTAARSQSRSHRGGDVSALIVPLAAGVRTVGLVVLEADVAHAYPPPVVSRVTALTRPAALRLEAALLFDEVRSLATNEERQRLAREIHDGVAQELVMVGYGIDNALATVFDDADETAEALRTLRGEVTRVIQELRLSLFELRSEVDRQGGLAAAIAEYARTVGASGGLRVHLSLDESTARLPAATEAELLRIAQEAVTNARKHAGASNLWVTCEVDPPYAQIEVSDDGQGMADQRPDGRYGLAIMAERAERIRGRLEIRPRQPSGTTVAVVLGTSARRDNVRGSAAPEGE comes from the coding sequence GTGCCCGCATCCACAGCCACCGCACCGCGCCCGCATCCCCTCGCCGCAGCCGCTCGCCTGGTGATGCTGGCGCTGGTCGCCGTCCTGACCCTGTTCGCCACCCGCGACGTCGCCCAGCTCTGGTGGATCGCGTTGCTGGCGGTGGCCGGGCTGCCGTCGCTGCTGGCACCGCAGCACCGGGTGATCGGCCCGCTGAGCCGGGTGGCCGAGGTGGTGGCGCTGGGGCTGGCCGCGAGCCACGTCGCCGCGGTGGCGTCCATCGGCGGCACTGTCGACGGCCTCGGCGCGTCGGCGGTACTGCCCTACCTGGCGGTCCCGGTGACCGTCACCGCGCTGCGCCGCCGCTTCCCCGAGGGCGCCGCGCTGCTCGTGGTCACCGCCGCCACCCTGCTGGTCAGCGGCGCGCTCACCCAGGTCGACGGCGGTCCCCAGCTCGGCCAGCTGGGTTACCTCGCGGTCTGCGCGCAGTGGCTGATCCTGGCGGCGCTGGGGCTCTACGCCGCCGGCACGCTGCACCGGGTGATGGCGGTCCGCGGTGAGGGCAAACCCCAGCCGTACGCCGAGGCCACCCGGCTGCTGACCCAGCTGCGTACGGTGGCCCGGCAGCTGCCCGGGGCGACCCTCGACCCGGGCGGCATCTCCGAGCACCTGCTGGAGGAGCTGCGCACGGTGGCCCGGGCCGACCGGGGCGCGGTGCTGTCGGCCAGCGGCGGCGGTCGGCTCGTGGTGCTCGCCCAGGCCGGCGTCGACCGGGTCGACTGGGAGACGACGCTGGACGCCGATTCGGCGATCGCCGACGCCTGGGCCACCCAGCAGGCCACCACTGCCGCCCGGTCGCAGTCCCGCTCACACCGTGGCGGCGACGTCTCCGCGCTGATCGTTCCGCTGGCCGCCGGGGTGCGCACGGTGGGGCTGGTGGTACTGGAGGCCGACGTCGCGCACGCGTACCCGCCGCCGGTGGTTTCCCGCGTGACCGCGCTGACCCGCCCGGCCGCGCTGCGGCTGGAGGCCGCGCTGCTCTTCGACGAGGTGCGCTCGCTGGCCACCAACGAGGAGCGGCAGCGGCTGGCCCGGGAAATCCACGACGGGGTGGCACAGGAACTCGTGATGGTCGGCTACGGCATCGACAACGCCCTGGCCACCGTCTTCGACGACGCCGACGAGACCGCCGAGGCCCTCCGTACGCTGCGCGGCGAGGTGACCCGGGTGATCCAGGAGCTGCGGCTGAGCCTTTTCGAGCTGCGCAGCGAGGTGGACCGGCAGGGTGGGTTGGCCGCGGCGATCGCCGAGTACGCGCGCACCGTGGGCGCGTCCGGCGGACTGCGGGTGCACCTGTCGCTGGACGAGTCCACCGCGCGGCTGCCGGCCGCCACCGAGGCCGAGTTGCTGCGCATCGCGCAGGAGGCGGTGACCAACGCGCGCAAGCACGCCGGGGCGTCGAATTTGTGGGTCACGTGTGAGGTCGACCCCCCGTACGCGCAAATAGAAGTGTCGGATGACGGTCAGGGGATGGCTGACCAGCGCCCGGACGGGCGGTACGGTCTTGCGATCATGGCCGAGAGGGCGGAACGTATCCGGGGCCGGTTGGAGATCAGGCCGCGGCAACCCAGCGGCACAACCGTGGCGGTGGTTCTCGGCACCTCAGCCCGGCGCGATAACGTGCGCGGCAGCGCAGCACCAGAAGGGGAGTAA
- a CDS encoding response regulator transcription factor, translating into MTTSPIPATRTKVLLVDDHDLIRKGLRHAFERDRQFEVVGEAATAAEGVRQAGALQPDVVIMDLRLPDGSGLEATRALRKSSASMGIVVLTMYAGDDQLFGALEAGASAFVPKTAPADEVVAAARHAASSPSAFTAADLAEAMKRRLAPSGPQLSPREGQVLRLLADGMSVAGIAKQLFVSESTAKTHISKLYEKLGAANRAQALMTALRLGLLEAPDAPKF; encoded by the coding sequence ATGACCACAAGTCCGATACCGGCCACCCGTACCAAGGTCCTCCTTGTCGACGATCATGACCTGATTCGCAAGGGTTTGCGGCACGCCTTCGAGCGCGACCGCCAGTTCGAGGTCGTCGGTGAGGCGGCTACGGCGGCGGAAGGAGTACGCCAGGCCGGCGCCCTGCAGCCGGACGTGGTGATCATGGATTTGCGGCTGCCCGACGGCAGCGGCCTGGAGGCCACCCGCGCGCTGCGCAAGTCCAGCGCGTCGATGGGCATCGTGGTGCTGACCATGTACGCCGGCGACGACCAGCTCTTCGGCGCTCTGGAGGCCGGCGCGAGCGCCTTCGTGCCGAAGACCGCACCGGCCGACGAGGTGGTGGCCGCCGCACGGCACGCCGCCTCCTCCCCCAGCGCGTTCACCGCGGCCGACCTGGCCGAGGCGATGAAGCGCCGGCTCGCCCCGTCCGGTCCGCAGTTGTCTCCCCGGGAGGGGCAGGTGCTGCGGCTGCTCGCCGACGGGATGAGCGTGGCGGGCATCGCCAAGCAGCTGTTCGTCAGCGAGTCCACGGCCAAGACGCACATCTCCAAGCTCTACGAGAAGCTCGGCGCGGCCAACCGGGCTCAGGCCCTGATGACAGCACTCCGGCTCGGCCTGCTCGAGGCACCGGACGCGCCGAAGTTCTGA
- a CDS encoding lysophospholipid acyltransferase family protein, with amino-acid sequence MPLLYDVTKLTVGTALRFGWRPRVEGLEHLPRDGGAILAGNHLSVADELFLVASTPRHVTFWAKVEYFNGRGPGGWLNRRIVAGMGAIPVDRADGRAALRALDAAIPVLRAGGLVAVYPEGTRSPDGRLYRGRVGMTRLARDAGVPIIPVGVTGTAEVLPVDARLPRRHPITLRFGPPIPVAERINGPRDIRTVTDEVMAAIQKLTGQEYVPHYAPARES; translated from the coding sequence GTGCCCCTGCTGTACGACGTCACCAAGCTGACCGTCGGTACCGCGCTGCGGTTTGGCTGGCGACCGCGTGTGGAGGGGCTGGAGCATCTGCCCCGGGACGGCGGCGCGATCCTCGCCGGCAACCACCTCTCCGTGGCCGACGAGTTGTTTCTCGTCGCCTCGACACCCCGACACGTCACCTTCTGGGCGAAGGTCGAGTACTTCAACGGTCGGGGTCCGGGCGGCTGGCTCAACCGGCGGATCGTCGCCGGCATGGGCGCCATCCCCGTCGACCGCGCCGACGGCCGGGCCGCCCTGCGCGCCCTCGACGCCGCCATACCGGTGCTGCGCGCCGGCGGCCTGGTCGCCGTCTACCCGGAGGGCACCCGCTCCCCGGACGGGCGGCTCTACCGGGGCCGGGTCGGAATGACCCGGCTGGCCCGCGACGCCGGGGTGCCGATCATCCCGGTCGGCGTGACCGGCACCGCCGAAGTGCTGCCGGTCGACGCGCGGCTGCCCCGTCGACACCCGATCACCCTGCGGTTCGGCCCGCCGATCCCGGTCGCCGAGCGGATCAACGGGCCGCGCGACATCCGGACGGTCACCGACGAGGTGATGGCGGCGATCCAGAAACTCACCGGCCAGGAGTACGTGCCGCACTACGCGCCCGCCCGGGAGAGCTGA
- a CDS encoding M48 family metalloprotease, whose translation MTPRGWALVALAGLTVALVVLAALLIPWHRPPAPRADQLAALGDLPAEQVAKGREFRSALRPGGYAALAVGLLIALALGLTPLGSRLVELVGRPFGGHWAAQAVLGGLAVVLVADLVTLPFAAWRQSVLTRYELSTNGWSGWAVDLLKSYAVSAVIGAVALFGFYAVIRLAPRWWWAFGAAGAAVLVVLLSFVLPVLVEPVFNRFTPMEQGPLRTELMSMAARDGVPVRDVLVADASRRTRAVNAYVSGLGPTRRVVVYDTLLREATPAEVTAVVAHELGHAKDSDVAAGTLTGALGAAAAVVALYLLGSWGPLLRLAGVDSVAQPRAFPLLVALVTVAGLVAAPVQALMSRRVEARADAHALALTDDPESFESMQRRLGSVNLGDPDPPRWEYLYSASHPSTVERMAAARAYAREAGR comes from the coding sequence GTGACCCCGCGCGGCTGGGCGCTTGTGGCCCTGGCCGGGCTGACCGTCGCCCTGGTCGTGCTGGCCGCCCTGCTCATCCCGTGGCACCGCCCGCCGGCGCCCCGGGCCGACCAGCTCGCCGCGCTCGGTGACCTGCCGGCCGAGCAGGTGGCCAAGGGCCGGGAGTTCCGGTCCGCGCTGCGCCCCGGCGGCTATGCCGCGCTCGCCGTTGGGCTGCTGATCGCCCTCGCGCTCGGGTTGACCCCGCTGGGCAGCCGCCTGGTCGAGCTGGTGGGCCGGCCGTTCGGCGGGCACTGGGCCGCGCAGGCGGTGCTCGGCGGGCTGGCGGTGGTGCTCGTCGCCGACCTGGTGACGCTCCCGTTCGCCGCCTGGCGGCAGAGCGTGCTCACCCGCTACGAGTTGAGCACCAACGGCTGGAGCGGCTGGGCCGTCGACCTTCTCAAGTCGTACGCGGTCAGCGCGGTGATCGGCGCGGTGGCGCTGTTCGGGTTCTACGCGGTCATCCGACTCGCGCCACGCTGGTGGTGGGCGTTCGGCGCGGCCGGCGCCGCGGTGCTGGTGGTGCTGCTGTCGTTCGTGCTGCCGGTGCTGGTGGAGCCGGTGTTCAACAGGTTCACCCCGATGGAGCAGGGCCCGCTGCGCACCGAGCTGATGAGCATGGCCGCCCGCGACGGGGTGCCGGTGCGTGACGTGCTGGTCGCCGATGCCTCCCGCCGCACCAGAGCGGTCAACGCGTATGTCTCTGGTCTCGGGCCGACCCGGCGGGTGGTCGTCTACGACACGCTGCTGCGCGAGGCGACCCCGGCCGAGGTGACCGCCGTCGTGGCGCACGAGTTGGGGCACGCGAAGGACTCCGACGTGGCGGCCGGCACGCTGACCGGGGCGCTGGGTGCTGCGGCGGCCGTGGTGGCGCTCTACCTGCTCGGCTCGTGGGGGCCGTTGCTGCGGCTGGCCGGTGTCGACTCGGTAGCCCAACCGAGAGCGTTCCCGCTGTTGGTCGCCCTGGTCACGGTGGCCGGGCTGGTCGCCGCTCCGGTCCAGGCGCTGATGTCCCGACGGGTGGAGGCGCGGGCCGACGCGCACGCGCTCGCGCTCACCGACGACCCGGAGTCCTTCGAGTCGATGCAGCGCCGGCTCGGCTCGGTCAACCTCGGCGATCCCGACCCGCCCCGCTGGGAATACCTCTACTCGGCCTCGCATCCGTCCACCGTGGAGCGGATGGCCGCCGCCCGCGCGTACGCCCGGGAGGCCGGCCGATGA